The Rhodothermales bacterium genome segment GCTGCCCAAACTCATCGTTCACGAGGACTTGAAGGGCTCGCTCCACAACCATTCGCGCTACAGCGACGGCGCCAACAGTCTCGAGGAAATGGCCGAAGCCACGCGCGCCCTTGGCCTTTCGTATTTCGGCATCTGCGACCACAGCCAGTCGCTCGTCATCGCCAACGGCATGCCGCCCGAGCGGGTCGCGCAGCAACAAGAAGAGATCCGCCGGCTCAATGCCGGCTACGCCGCTCAGGACATTAAATTCCGCATCTTTAGCGGCATCGAAAGCGATATCCTGCTCGATGGCTCGCTCGACTATCCCGAAGAGATTCTGGCGTCGTTCGACTTCGTCGTGGCCAGCGTTCATAGCGGGCTCACCATGCCAGAGGCCGAGGCAACCGCGCGTCTGCTCCGCGCGATCGACAACCCCTATACAACGATCCTGGGACATCCTACCGGCCGGCTCCTGCTCGTCCGTGAAGGCTATTTCCTCGATTACAGCCGCATCCTCGATGCGTGCGCCGAGCGGGGCGTCGCCATCGAACTCAATGCCAATCCCTACCGGCTCGACCTGGACTGGCGCTGGATCAAGGAGGCGACCGACCGCGGCATCCTGATCTCGATCAATCCGGACGCGCATACCCGCGAGGGCTTGTTGGATACCCGCTGGGGTGTCGAGGCGGCCCGTAAGGGATGGCTCGAAGCCTCCATGTGCCTCAATGCCCTGTCCCTCGATGCCTTCGCGGCGTGGCTGGCGGTGCCCAGGAAGAAACGGACCCGCCCGTAGCGTCGTACCAGCGCTCCACTCATTGCGGCCGGATGAACACACGACCTCGCCTACCCTTCCCTATTCCTCACCTGCCCTCCGGAGCCACCCTCCCGTTTATCGGCCTGGGTGCGCGGATGCTGGGCCCACTCGTCGCCGTGTTTGTGCTGGCTGTCACATCCATCGCCGGCATCTGGTTTCTCGCGTACGGGCTCGACGCCAGCGCCCCTGATGAACTGGAGATAACCACACTCCTGGCGCCGGCCCGGGTCGGCTGGTTCGAGGATGAGAGCATCAGGATCGAGGCCGAGAACGAGCTGGATGCCGCGACGGCGCTGGGATATGCCCACGCCGTGTCGTATCTCTGGCCGATTTCCCTCTGGCGGCAGACGGCACAGGGCGCTCTCACGGCCTGGTTTGGACCGGATCTGCTCGAACTCGATCGATTCGCCCGAGAGCTGCGCTTCGATGCCCTTGCGCAGGAGACCTTTCGGACCCTCCCTACCGATCAACAGGCCTATCTCCGCGCGTACGCGGCGGGAATCAACAAAGCCTTCGATGAAACGGCCTTCCTCGCGCAAGATGAATTCGCGATCCTCCAGGTGACACCGGCCCGCTGGCGGCCGTGGCACACCCTGTCCGTCGAACGGTTGATGGGATGGCTGGCCGTCCGCCTGGATACTACCGCCGCCGGCGACGTCCCCATTCCGGCCTCTTTGCGCCGCTTCCTGGCGTCCGATCGCCAGCTGCGCGGCTGGCTCCAGCTCCACAGCTTCGATTATAGCTTCGCCTGGGTCCACCGCGACTCCTCCGGCGCCGTCCTGGGGCAGCGGCATGTGACGGGCTCCACCCCCATCCCCCTCTTCCTCGAAACCATTGTGCGGACACCCGCCGGCGAGCGCATCGTGGCCGGCATACCGGGCACGCCTATCACCCCGGCCGGTCGCGTCCGGGGAGCCACCTGGGCCATCCTACTCCGTAGCGTGGCCCAGATCGCGCCGGCCTCGGCCCACCTCTCGCGCGATACCCCCATGATCTACGAACGGATCGAGGGGCGCAACGGCATCGAATTTCTCCATGCCTTTCGACCGGGGCGCGGCCATTTGCAGTTTCTTGCTGTCCAGGATACAAGCGACGCACTGCCGGACTCGGCTCTGACGCTGTTCTGGGCCGGGCTCGAACCGGGCACCGACCTCGCGGCGTGGCGTGCCTTGCCGGCCGGGCCGGACTCCGCCTTCACGCTGTTCGACGGCGCCGGCATCCGCATGCAACCCGATGGCGCCTGGGCACTCTCCGGTAGCCCGGCCTTCCAGACAACCTCGGGCCCGATCACCCTCGTCGGCGATACGCCATGGACGCCTTATCTCGCGCGGCATCTGGACGCCCTCAACAGGCTGCCAGAAGGAGTCGATCGATTCGCCGGCTGGAACGAGGACTGCTATAGCGAATGGGCCGCAGACCTCGCGCCGCGTTTCCTGGCTGCGCTCGGGCGGTCGGACAGCCTCTCGGCCATGGATCGGGACGCCCTCACGTACCTCCGCAACTGGGACTTCACGTATGCCCGCGCCAGCATCGGGGCTTCCATCTTCGATGCCTGGCTCGACGGCCTGAATGGCCGGCGCCTCACCACCCACCCGGATGCCTTCAGCACCCTGCCACCGGATGACACGCTGCTCGTGGCATTTAAGCGGGCCGTCGCGCACCTGGCCGATACGCTGAGCAGCGACCTCAGCACCTGGCGGCTCGAAAACTACCACCCGGTCACCTACCGCTATCCGGCCTGGTCGTTTGCCAACACCGTGGATACCGACCGCCTGCGCCTTTCCGAAACACGTTTCGCCCCACTCCAGCTCCCGGGCCGCGGTCATCCCTCGACACTTTGCTGGGGGTCGTTCCAAACCGGGGATCGCTTCCAGTCCTCCGCTACCTGGGATGCCTGGGCGTACACGCCGCCCAACGACACCCTCTACACCCGCCGGCGCGCCCTGGACGCCTCCGGCTTCCTGGGCCGCTATCGCATCCCCGTCCAGCCTCCCGGCGCCCACCGATTACATCAGGACGCCGAGCCGGCTTCTGAAACGAGGCTGG includes the following:
- a CDS encoding penicillin acylase family protein, whose translation is MNTRPRLPFPIPHLPSGATLPFIGLGARMLGPLVAVFVLAVTSIAGIWFLAYGLDASAPDELEITTLLAPARVGWFEDESIRIEAENELDAATALGYAHAVSYLWPISLWRQTAQGALTAWFGPDLLELDRFARELRFDALAQETFRTLPTDQQAYLRAYAAGINKAFDETAFLAQDEFAILQVTPARWRPWHTLSVERLMGWLAVRLDTTAAGDVPIPASLRRFLASDRQLRGWLQLHSFDYSFAWVHRDSSGAVLGQRHVTGSTPIPLFLETIVRTPAGERIVAGIPGTPITPAGRVRGATWAILLRSVAQIAPASAHLSRDTPMIYERIEGRNGIEFLHAFRPGRGHLQFLAVQDTSDALPDSALTLFWAGLEPGTDLAAWRALPAGPDSAFTLFDGAGIRMQPDGAWALSGSPAFQTTSGPITLVGDTPWTPYLARHLDALNRLPEGVDRFAGWNEDCYSEWAADLAPRFLAALGRSDSLSAMDRDALTYLRNWDFTYARASIGASIFDAWLDGLNGRRLTTHPDAFSTLPPDDTLLVAFKRAVAHLADTLSSDLSTWRLENYHPVTYRYPAWSFANTVDTDRLRLSETRFAPLQLPGRGHPSTLCWGSFQTGDRFQSSATWDAWAYTPPNDTLYTRRRALDASGFLGRYRIPVQPPGAHRLHQDAEPASETRLVPAD